Part of the Desulfobacterales bacterium genome is shown below.
CGCTGACGGAGGTGGAGATCCGGACCCTGCAGATGTGTCGGGATTTTACGGAACATCTTCTTGGGAAACCGCTTTACGAGGAGGCGACCCGCGCCCTGCTCAAGAGCCGGGCTCTATTGCCGGACGACGGTAACGTCTTTGCCTCCCACTTTGCCGCCTTCCGACCGGGAACCATCGACTATGCGCCCCAGCACCGGATGATTCGTACTCTCATTGAAGCCATGGATAAAAAGGCGGTCTGCCGCCTTACCTACCAGGCCATTACGGGGAAAGCGGCCAAGATTTTTTTTATCAAACCCCTGAAACTGTTTTCCCAACGTGATACCATCTATCTTCATGCCCAACTGGCCCGGACGCCCGGCGAGCGCTACCGATCCCCGAAATTCGATCCCCTTCTGGCTGTGCATCGGATGAAAGACGTTGAGTTGACGGACCGTGCCTTTGAGCCTCCGGAGAATTTCGATTTTGAAAAGAGCTTCAACAGCCATTTCGGCGTTGTGAAGGAGAAACCGTTCACGGTGGAAGTCGAATTTGCGGGCTGGTCGGCCTGCTATGTAGCAGAACGGATCTGGAGCCCCGATCAGAAGATTACGAAAAAGGATGAGGATACGATTATTCTGACCTTCACCGCCGCATCTGAACCGGAGTTAACGGCCTGGCTGCTTTCTTTCGGTGAAGATGCGCGATTAATAAAACCGGACTGGCTGGTAAAGGAGATAAAACGAATCATTAATGGGATGAAGAGGAGTTACCGAAACAAAGAACAGTCGTCACTGACATGAGTTTGCTTTTGCCCCCCTTGCTCAAAAAAGATCAATATTTCGGTAAACGCCAGCGTCATGCCTGTTGATTTACAAAAGGAATTTTGCGTAAATTTCTTCCTATCTTTAAAAAAAAACCCCCTCCCGAAAAATTTCGGAAGAGGGATCATGTGGATATGTCCAGGGAGTTACACACCCCTTGTCCCCCTCAAGGGGGGAATTGTTTATGTTGGGATGATTTTGATTATGAATCTGTTAAAAAGTTAAACGCACTTATTCCTTTCCTC
Proteins encoded:
- a CDS encoding WYL domain-containing protein → MAEKRDLYRSYGQKLISLFVRLMFSGERYSLTELSRFLDCSKQTVIRILNDIRMAYGVDIEETFQGNRKYYRIKRPSSPLPVIPLTEVEIRTLQMCRDFTEHLLGKPLYEEATRALLKSRALLPDDGNVFASHFAAFRPGTIDYAPQHRMIRTLIEAMDKKAVCRLTYQAITGKAAKIFFIKPLKLFSQRDTIYLHAQLARTPGERYRSPKFDPLLAVHRMKDVELTDRAFEPPENFDFEKSFNSHFGVVKEKPFTVEVEFAGWSACYVAERIWSPDQKITKKDEDTIILTFTAASEPELTAWLLSFGEDARLIKPDWLVKEIKRIINGMKRSYRNKEQSSLT